In Cumulibacter soli, the genomic window GCACTTCCTGCTGGTGCGGTTGTTGTGGGAGCACTTGGCCGAGGGCGCCGTCGTCGTGCTGACCACCAGCGGTACCTATGATCCGGCGATGAATGCTGGCCTGACGCCACCGCGGCATACCGACATGAAAAGGTAACTCGTATGGAGAACGTCAACACGCGCCCGCTCACCGCGACCCGCGAGGAGCCCACGATCTGGGTCGACGACATCAACGTCGGCGATACGTTCGACCTCGGCGAGATCATCGCCGACGCCGACGAGATTCTCGAGTTCGCGCGGCGATTCGACCCGCAGTGGTACCACGTGGACCCCGAGCAGGCGAAGGAGAGCTTCTGGGGCGGATTGATCGCCAGCGGATGGTGGACCGCCTCATCGATGATGGGGCTGTACGCGCGCAACTTCTTATCGAAGATCGCCCCAGACGCCTCTCCCGGCGTCGAGAACTTGCGCTGGCGCAAAGCGGTGTATCCGGGCGATGTCCTGCGTCTGCATATCTTGTGCACCGAGAAGAAGTCGTCCTCGCGCGGCCCGCACCTTCAGACGCTGACGTTCGACTGGGAACTCAAGCGCGGCGAGGAGGTCGTGGCGTCGATGAGCGGCCGCGGCTGGTTCCACAAGCGCCCTACCGGCTGACGTCTCTGCGCTGATTGGGCCACGCGTGTCCGAAGCGCCGCGGCGCCCTGCCCTGCGTGTTCGAAGTGCGGCGGCGGCCTGCCCTGTCGCTAGTGCGGCAGGACGCGAGAGCCTTGATCGGTACGTTCGATGACGAGTTGGTTCGTAATTCGGGTGCGCATCTCCTCAACGTGACTGATCACGCCGATGGTCCGCCCGACCTGCCGCAGACCATCCAGCACGCTCATCGCCTGGTCGAGGGTGTCCGGATCGAGCGAACCAAACCCTTCATCGATGAACAGCGAGTCGAGGGTCATCGCGCCGGTCTCGGCGGTCACCACCTCGGCCAGCCCCAGCGCCAGCGCCAGCGACGCCACGAACGTCTCCCCACCAGATAAGGAATGTGGCGGTCGTGGCTTGCCGGTAAACGCGTCAAACACTTCCAGCCCTAGTCCGCCGTGCCCGCGCGCCGTACGCCGAACGTCGGTGTGCCGCAAGGTGTACCGGCCCGAAGACATCACTCGTAAGTGTTCGCTCGCCACCTCGCTCACCTGCTCGAGCCGCGCCGCCAGGAAGTACGCGGTCAGGTTCATCTTCTTCGAGTTCGCGCCCAGCCCGCGCACGAGCAGCGCGAGTTCGCGCACCTCAGCGGCACGGGCGGACGTCGCGAGCGCGTCGGCCACGTCACCGCGCGCCTGCGTGCTCAGGTCAGTGAGTCGATCGCGTCGATCGGCCTGCATGGTGTGCGCGTCACGGGCAGCCTCCTCCGCGCTGCGCGCGTCATCCGCTGCCGCGCGCAGCGTCTCGACGTCGGGAGCCGTATCGGGTAACTCGGCGAGCCTGGGATCGGACAGACGCGTCTGCGCGCTGGCGTCATCGCGCTCGAACGCGGCGATCTGCTCGCGCGCCGCCACCAACGCCTCCTTGCCCATAGACGCGGCCAGGGCCTCCTCGACGGAGCAGAACCCTTCGCGATTGGCCGCGGCCGAGGCCGCTTGTGTCGCCGCCGCGAGTTCGGCCTGCGCCGCGTCGTACGTCACGTGTGCATTCACGTAAGCCTCGATGAGTTCGATTTCGGTATCGATACCAGCGACCCGCTCGGCCACCGACTCGTATCCGGCGCGCGCCTGCTCGACACTGTTCCGGCACCGTTCGAGGTCATCTGCCGCCTCGCGGTGTACGGCCGATAGCTCGTCCGCGTACGCGATCGCCTCGGCGAGCCGCCGCTCGCCCTCGGCGATCTCATCCTCGATGAGTCTCAGCGCAGACTGCGCCTGGGGCAACTCTTCTGCTGCGGCCGCCGCGCCATCGCGACGCGCCACCGCGTTCGCCAGTAACTCCGTCAACTCGTCGGCCTCGCGGCCGTCAGCGATCGCCTGCGCTGCCGCAATCTTCTCGCGGTGCTCAGCAGCACTTGATTCGGCAGCGCTGAGTACGTGTCGGGCTTGCTCAACCTTGGCCTCGGCCAACTCAATCTGCTCGACAGACGGCGCGTCATCGGCAGGTCGCGCCGGCTGCGGATGGGTGGTGCTACCGCAGACCGCGCACGCCTCGCCCGCACGTAAACCAGATGCGATCTCCGCGGCCATACCTGCGATCCGCTTATCGCGTAAGTCGCTGAGGTACTCGCGGGCGCCAAGCACGCCGTCGCGCTTATCGCGGACGAAATCCTCCGCTTCCCGCAGCCGCGGCCGAAGCTGCGCCCCTTCGTTCGCGGCACTCAGCGCGCGCGTCAACTCGACGACCGCCGCCTGAGCGTCGTCGAGGATCGCCGCCCGCTCACGCAAGTCGGTGATCCTCGAGAAGGCAGCGTCGCGTAGCGCTGGAAGTTCGGCCTGCGTCTGCTTCAGCGCGCTCACGTCGGCGGCGGCCCGTTGTGACTGAGACTCGGCCTCGACCAGCTCGCGCTCGCGCGTCGAGAGCGATCTCTCGGCGCTGACCTGCTCGTTGAGCGCGCCACGTTCGGCAGTCAACGCGCGAACTCGCGCTCGGGCGTCGGACAGGTCTGCGGTGAGCGCCGCGGTATCCGGCACCTGTGCCCCGAGGGCGTCACGCGCGGCGCACAAAGCAATCTCGGCTCGAGTCTCGGTCTTCGCGCGCTCATCGCGGGCAGCGATCAACGGCGCGATCGGCGCGGCGGCGCTCGCCTGCTCCACCCGCTCACGCAGCTCGATCATCTCGGCCCGCCGCGATTCCACCGTCTCCCGCAACGCCCGCGCGTCGGCGCGTTCAGCCAGCAGCCCGGTGATCGCCTCGGCATCGCGCACGCGGTGCTCGGCCTCGTCCCGCAACCGCTTCGCCACCTCAAGCGCCACCGCGGTCTCGTTCGCAGCCGTCTGGTGTCGGACGGCCAGATCCTCGAAATATGCGACATCGACGACTTCGGGTAGATCGCCATCGCCGAGATCGGCGATGGTTTGAGCCCGGGTACGCAGCGTCCGAACGCGCTCATCAGCCTCGGCAGCGAGCGCCGCTTCGGCACGCTGCCGCTCTTCGAACCAGGACTCGACCTCTTTGAATCGATGCGCGTCGAACAGCGAGGTCAGCAACTTCTCGCGGACGTCGTCATTCGCGTGCAAGAACTCGGCGAACTGGCCCTGCGGTAGTAGTACGACCTGGGTGAATTGATCGGCGTTCAATCCGATCTTCTCGTGCAACCACTGATTCGCGACTTGCTCCGTACGCGCACCTTCGACACCAAGCCACGCGCCATCGACCCACCGTTCGACGGCGACGGTGGAACGCTGCGTAGTGACCTTGTGCGGATTGCGCTTGGACGGCCGATCGAAGGCCGGCGTACGACGAATCCGCAGACGTTCGGCGGCGACCGTCACCTCGAGCACGACCTCGGGAGTCTGCTGCGGGGCGGCGAAGTCGCTCTTGAGTCGCGACAGGTGACCGTCGCGATTGCCCGGTAACTTGCCGTACAGGGCGTAGGTGACCGCATCGAGGACGGTCGACTTACCCGCGCCGGTCGGCCCGGTGAACAGGAACAACCCATCGTCGGCCAGCGCATCGAAGTCGATGCGTTGGTTGTCGACGTACGGCCCGATCGCGGTCATGCTGAGCGAATGCAGTCTCATGAACGAGCCTCCTGCGCCCGGAGCGCTTCGAAGGCCTCACGCACCAACTCGGTCTCGATGTCGCTGAGCGGGACCCCGCCGCGCATCTCCTCGGCGAAGCCCGCGGTCAGTTGTTCGTCGCTCTTACCGGACACCCGCTGTGCGTAACTGAGTCCATCGGACGCGCTGGCTTCATCCGGGCGGAACTCCAACCGGACGCAATATTCGAACCTCGCCCGTAACCGACGCATCGCCTCCAGGGGGTAGCTCGGATCGGTGATGATCGCGGTGATCCAGTCGTCGGTGAAGGGGTCGTATCGCGGGTCCTCAAGCAGATCGGCGATCCGGCCGGTGATGGTGGTCAGTCGACGAGGGGTCGGTAGCGCGACCGGGTCGATCCGCTCGATTCCGTCGGCATTCAGCTCCAGCAGCCATGCGCCACGCTCACCGCGATCGCCGAAGGAGTAAGCCAACGGTGACCCGCTGTAGCGGATGTTCTCCGCGATGCTCTTGCGGGAGTGCAGGTGACCGAGAGCGACGTACGTCGCTCCCTCGAATACTGCAGTGGGTGCGACCTCAACGCCGCCACAGGCGATCGAGCGCATCGAGTCGGTGATGTCGTCGGCAATCTCCGCACCGACCGGCAGCGCGCCGCCCCGCTCTCCAGCGACGGCGAAACAGTGCGCCAGGACAACCGAGCGCCGCGCATCACGATCGGCGATATCAGCGCGCACCCGGTCCATCGCAGCATCTAGGATCAGTTCGTGGCTGATGAGCTGGTCGTCGCCGAAATGGCCACGATCGATCTTCGGGTCCAGGAACGGGATCCCGTAGAAGTAGACCGGCCCGTGCTCATCGCACAGTTCGACCGGCGTACCGATCTGATCGACGCGGGTAATGATGTGCAGCCCGCCGGCCGCCGCCGCCCAACTCCCGTAACCCAGACGCGAGGCGCCATCGTGGTTGCCGCTGATCATCACGATCTGCGCGCCGGCATCGCGGATCAGCCGGAGCCGCTCGGACAAGAACGCCACCGACTCCGCCGACGGCGCAGCCCTATCGAAAACGTCACCGGCGATGATGACGACGTCGATCTCCTGACCGCGCACGACCGCAACGAGCTCGTCGAGGACGAGCCCGAGATCATCGAGCACCTCATGCTCGTTGAATCGGCGACCTACGTGCCAGTCGGAGGTGTGCAAAATCCGCATACACCCAACGTATGGCGGGACTCCGACAAGTTTTTGGACCCGAGGACGGCGCGCCGCTCACAGCCGGATCGCCGAGTCGGCCGAAGTCGCAATCGGTGGCCTACCGGCGTCGCGGCGTCGGCGACACGTGCGCTCGCGTCAGTGGGCTCAGCGGGCCGGCGGGGTTTCCCAGCCGCCGTGCGAATCGGGCGCATCGTACGGCCGGGTTTCGGTGCGGCCGGTCTCCCACGCATCCTGAGGCGGCCGTGTATCGGACTGTGGGGGCGGAGTGTCATACGTCGACGTATCCCCTCTCCCGCGACTCGGCGGGGCGGAATGCCGGTCACGGACCGGCCCATCGAACTCGGTGCTCGGTGGTGCGTGGTGTCCCTGGAATGCGGCCATCCCAAAGCCGCCACGCGCGGCCGAGTCGTCCTCGATCAGTCGATTCAGCAACTGCTGGACCTCATTGCTGCGGGGGATGTTGTTGAAGTCCTCATCGTCGCTGTCGCCGGCGGTCTCGATGTTCAGCGTGCCCGAACGGGTAATCCGATCCAGCAGCGACTGATGAAAGGACACGTCGGTGATCTTCGACAGCGCGATGTCCTGCCCCGACTTGGACAGAATGCCGCGCCGTACGGCGACTCGCTTGTTCGTGAAGACGTAGTGGGTCGTGCGCCACCTCAGGAACGGCACCAGCACGAACCACAGCAGCGCAATGACGGCGATCGCGATCACGACCCAGTCGACGATGTCCCAGGTGGGGTCGACCGGGGTAAGCCACACGATGACCGCAGCGGCCGCGATGATGACGATTCCCAAAATCGTCGGCATGAGGACCGTGAGCCAATGCGGATGCAGGGTCCGCACGACCTTTTCGTCCTTGGTCAGTATGTTCTCGGGAAATCCCACCGGTCCTCCAGCGATCGCGGGTCTCAGAACCTCAATCTACCGCCGGGTCGTCCACCGGGCGTACGAAACGCCCGCGTGACGCCTTGGTGATCTGCGGTGGTTCGCGGCGCTAGTTACCGGACCGGGCGGACGTGTACGACGTCCCCGGCGCCGACGATCAGTTCTTCCCCGGATTCGCGCTGCACCATCAGGCGTCCGTCAGCATCGACATCGTGCGCGGTGCCGATTACCGGATCATCAACGCCCGGCAGGATGACCTTGACCCGCTGGCCGATGGTGCCGCACGCCGCGCGGTATGCATCGAGGACGTCGGACATCGACCCGTCATTACGGTCCCACGCGACATATCTCGAGGCCAACGAGTTCAGTATCCTGCGCAGCAGATCCTCGCGCTCAACCTGCCACTGAGTGTCGATCGCCGCTGCGACCTCGGGCATGCCGTCGTACGAGATTGCGTTCAGCCCGATACCGACCACCACAGCATCGGCCGTGGCCTGGGTGAGGATCCCGCCGCATTTCTTGCGCTCGGGCCCGAGTTGTACGTCGTTCGGCCACTTCAGCGCGACATCGGCGCCGGCCGCCAGCAGTACGTCGTGGATCGCCAGCCCGGTCAGTAGCGGAATCCAGCCCCACCGGCTCATCGGCACGCTCGGACGCAGCAGTACCGAGAACATCACCGATGATCTTGGCGGCGCTTCCCACTGCCGCGAGAGCCGTCCGCGTCCGGCGGACTGAAACTCCGCGACCCGCACCATTCCCTGAGGCGTACCGGCGCCGGCGGCGGCCAGCACATCGTCGTTCGTCGAACCGGTCTGTTCCACGACCTCCAGCGAGGTCCAGAACGGGTCTAGGTCGCGGCGCACCAGGTCGGCATTGAGCATCACGACATGCAGCCTACTGAGCGCGCCGCAGCGCGCTGTGAACCGGACGTGATGAGTTCGTCAGTGGTTAACTAGACGGCTGAGCGTCAGTTCGACGTAGCGCCACGTTAAAGTGCAACTCGTGACCGATACCGTTAATGAAGCACCCGAGATCGATCTGACCACCACCGCTGGAAAGATCGCCGACCTGGAGCGCCGCAAGGCCGAGGTCGCCCACGCAGGCTCCGCGGTTGCCGTGGAAAAGCAGCACGCCCGCGGTAAGAAGACCGCCCGCGAGCGAATTGACATGCTGCTCGACGAGGGCAGTTTCATCGAGATGGACAAGTACGCGCGGCACCGTTCGACCGCATTCGGCCAGGAAAAGAACCGGCCGTACGGCGACGGCGTCGTCACCGGCTACGGCACGATCGACGGCCGTCAGGTCGCCGTGTTCGCCCAGGACTTCACCGTGTTCGGTGGTTCGCTCGGCGAGGTCTTCGGCGAGAAGATCGTCAAGGTCATGGACTTCGCGATGAAGATCGGCTGCCCCGTGATCGGCCTGAACGACTCCGGCGGCGCGCGCATCCAGGAGGGCGTCGTTTCGCTCGGCCTGTACGGCGAGATCTTTCAGCGCAACGTCTGGGCCTCGGGCGTCGTCCCGCAGATCTCCGTGATCATGGGCCCCTGCGCTGGTGGCGCGGTGTACTCCCCCGCGATCACCGACTTCACTGTCATGGTCGACCAGACCTCGCACATGTTCATCACCGGTCCTGACGTGATCAAGACCGTCACCGGCGAAGACGTCGGTATGGAAGAGCTGGGCGGCGCGAAGACGCATAACGCCACCTCCGGCGTCGCGCATTACATGGGCAGCGACGAGGAAGAAGCGCTGGAGTACGTCAAGGCGATCCTGTCGTACCTGCCGTCGAACAACCTCGACCTCGCCCCCGAGACCGAGGGCCAGGGCGAGGACCTCTCCGGCCGCGAAGAGGACATCTGGCTGGACACGGCAATCCCGGACTCGCCGAACACGCCGTACGACATGAAGCAGGTCATCGAGCACGTCGTCGATGACGGCGAGTACCTCGAGGTACAGCCGTTGTTCGCGCCGAACATCCTGTGCGGCTTCGCCCGGATCGACGGACAGAGCGTCGGCATCGTGGCGAACCAGCCGATGCAGTTCGCCGGCACCCTGGACATCGACGCCTCGGAGAAGGCCGCGCGGTTCGTGCGCACCTGCGACGCGTTCAACGTCCCGGTCGTCACCTTCGTCGACGTTCCCGGCTTCCTACCCGGTACCGCGCAGGAGTGGAACGGCATCATCCGCCGCGGCGCGAAGTTGATCTACGCGTACGCCGAGGCGACGGTCCCGAAGGTCACCGTGATTACCCGTAAGGCGTACGGCGGCGCGTACGACGTGATGGGTTCCAAGCACCTCGGCGCAGACATCAACCTGTCCTGGCCCACCGGTCAGATCGCAGTGATGGGCGCGCAGGGCGCGGTCAACATCCTGCACCGCAACACCCTCAAGGCCGTCGAAGCCGAGGGTGGCGACGTCGAGGCCAAGCGTCAGGAACTGATCGACGAGTACGAGCAGACCCTCGCCAACCCGTACATCGCGGCAGAGCGCGGCTACATCGACACCGTTATCAACCCGCAGAACACCCGCCTGAACGTCACCCGGGCGCTGCGGGCGCTGAAGAACAAGCGACAGACTCTGCCGCCGAAGAAGCACGGAAACATCCCGCTGTGAGCGCCGACGAGAACAAGCCGGACGAACTCAAGGTTCTGTTCCGCGTCTCCTCGGGCAACCCGACGGCCGAGGAACTCGCAGCGCTGACCGTCATCCTCGCCGCGGCGAGCGCTGGCGGAGGCGAGGAACCCGAGCCGACGCCCGTCGGTGGCTGGGCGAGCCCGGCCCGCCGGATGCGTTCGATCGGCACGGCCGGCCACGGCGGTTGGCGGGCGGAGTTCAGCCCCCGATGAGGTTCGTGCTCGCCTCGGCGTCGCCGGCGCGCCTGGCGACGTTACAGGCCGCCGGCATCGATCCCGAGGTAGTCGTCTCGGGCGTCGATGAGGACGCCCTGCTCGCGCAGTTGGGCGCAGCGTCACCTGCCGAGCAGGTCATCGCGCTCGCCGAGGCGAAAGCCCGCGAGGTCGCCGGACGCCTCGAGGGCGCCGTCATCGTCGCGTGTGACTCGATGTTCGAGATGGACGGCGAGGTGCGCGGTAAACCGGCGGACGCCGAAGACGCCACCAAGCGGCTGAAGCAGATGCGCGGCAATCACGGCACCTTGCACACCGGGCACCACGTCATTGCCGGGGACCGCACCGTGAGCGCGGCGGCGAGCACAGAGGTGCACATCGGCGCGATGAGCGATGCCGACATTGCGGCGTACGTCGCAACCGGCGAGCCACTGCGCGTGGCCGGTTCGTTCACCATCGACGGACTCGGCGGCTGGTTCGTCGAGCGCCTCGAGGGCGACCACACGAACGTGATCGGAATCAGCCTGCCGCTGCTGCGCCGGATGCTCTGTGACGTCGGCATTGACATCAGTCAGCACTTCACCACCACACTTTCCTAAAGCAGACCAGAAAAATGAAAGGCCCAGAAATGCCTGCCACCATTAAGAAGGTGCTTGTTGCCAACCGTGGCGAGATCGCGGTACGCGTCATTCGCGCGTGCAAGGACGCCGGTATCGGCTCCGTCGCGGTGTACGCCGACCCGGACCGCGATGCGCCGTTCGTGCGTATCGCCGACGAGGCCGTCGCGCTGAACGGTGGCACCTCCGCGGAAACGTACCTGGTCTTCGACAAGATCATCAACGCAGCCACGCAGACCGGCGCGGACGCGATCCACCCCGGGTACGGCTTCCTGTCCGAGAACGCGCTGTTCGCGAAGGCCGTCATCGACGCGGGCCTGACCTGGATCGGTCCGTCTCCCGAGGCGATCGAGGCGCTTGGCGACAAGGTCACCGCGCGGCATATCGCCACCAAGGCCGGTGCGCCGCTCGTACCGGGCACCAACGATCCGGTCAACGGCCCGGATGAGGTCATCGCATTCGCGAAGGAGCATGGCCTGCCCGTCGCGATCAAGGCTGCCTTCGGCGGCGGTGGGCGTGGCCTGAAGGTCGCGCGCACTATGGAGGAGATCCCGGAGCTGTTCCACTCCGCCGTACGCGAGGCCGAGTCCGCCTTCGGCCGCGGCGAGTGCTTCGTGGAGCGCTTCCTGGACAAGCCGCGACACGTGGAGTCCCAGGTGCTCGCCGACCAGCACGGCAATGTGATCGTCGTCGGCACCCGCGACTGCTCGCTGCAGCGCCGCAACCAGAAGTTGGTCGAGGAAGCTCCGGCTCCGTACCTGACCGATGAGCAGCGTGCCGAAATCCACGCCGCATCCAAGCGCATCTGCAAGGAGGCCGGTTACTACGGCGCGGGTACCTGCGAGTTCCTGGTTGGTCAGGACGGTGTCATCTCGTTCCTCGAGGTGAACACCCGCTTGCAGGTCGAACACCCCGTCACCGAGGAGACCGCCGGCTTCGATCTGGTCCGCGAACAGTTCGCGATTGCCGAGGGCAAGCCGCTGCCATACAACGAGGACCCGACCCCCCGCGGTCACTCGATCGAGTTCCGCATCAACGGTGAGGACGCCGGACGCAACTTCCTGCCGGCTCCCGGCACGGTCAGCACGCTCGTCGAGCCCTCGGGCCCGGGCGTGCGCATGGACTTCGGTGTCGAGCAGGGTTCGGTCATCGGCGGGCAGTTCGACTCGATGCTCGGCAAACTGATCGTCACCGGTAAGGACCGCACCCAGGCGCTGGAGCGTTCGCGCCGCGCGCTCGCCGAGTTGCAGGTCGAGGGCATCGCCACCGTCATCCCGTTCCACCGCGCCGTCGTCTCCGACCCGGCGTTCATCGGCACCGAGGACGGCTTCGAGGTACACACGCGCTGGATCGAGACCGAGTGGGACAACCAGGTCGAGCCGTTCACCGCACCCGGTGAGGCTGCCGAAGAGGAACTGCCACGGCAGAAGGTCGTCGTCGAGGTCGGCGGCAAGCGCGTCGAGGTGTCGCTGCCCGGCGATCTTTCGTTCGGTAACGGCGGCGCTCCGAAGAAGAAGGCCGCCAAGCGCAAGGTCGGCGGTGGCTCCGGCTCCGCTGCCTCCGGCGACGCCGTTGCGGCTCCGATGCAGGGCACGATCGTGAAGATCGCCGTGGAGGAGGGTCAGAGCGTCGAGGAAGGCGAGCTGGTCGTCGTCCTCGAGGCGATGAAGATGGAGAACCCGGTCGCCGCGCACAAGTCCGGCGTGATCACCGGCTTGACCGGCGCCACCGGCGACTCGGTCACGCAGGGCGCGGTGATCTGCGAAATCAAGGACGCCGAGTAGCGTTCCACCCCGCACCCGCGGATCTGCGGTGGAGTGGGTACCGATAGTCGACGATTATCGGCACCCATTCCCCCGCAGAACGGTAACGACAGCGGCCCAGCACCTGGCTTAGGTGCTGGGCCGCTTCGGTCGCTAGCGAGGGTTTACGCCTCGAATTTGAAGCCGTGGTAGTTGCCTACGGTCGCGATCGACTCGCAGATCTGTACGTACATATCGTGCCCGCCGACCCAGGGCAGGAACACGCGGTCCTTACCGGGGATGTTCGCGCCCATGTACCACGAGTTCGCTTGCGGCATCAGCGTGCCAGCCGCGACGTCATTGTTCGCCGTGACCCACCAGGTTTCCGATTCCACTCGAGCATCGACCTTGGTATGCCCGGCCGCACGCATGTCCGCGAACAAGCGAGTCAGCCAGTCGACGTCGTACTCGATCGAGGTGATCATGTTGGTGAGCACGGACGGGCTCTGCGGTCCGGTGATCAGCAGCAGGTTCGGGAATCCGCTGGTCATCAGGCCCAGGTAGGTCTGCGGACCGTGCGCCCACTTGTCCTTGATCGCCTGTCCGTTGGCGGTGATGTCAATGTCCAGGATCGCGCCGGTCATCGCGTCGAATCCGGTCGCCAGGATCACCAGGTCGAACTCGCGTTCCTTCCCGCCGGAGCGGATCCCAGTCGCGGTGAACCCTTCGATCGGTTCCTCGTTGATGTCGATCAACTCGACGTTGTCCTGGTTGTACACCTGGTAATAGCCGGTATCGACACACATCCGCTTGCTGGCCACCGGATACGTGCGCGGCGACAACTTCTCCGCGGTCGCCGGGTCCTTGACGATGCCGCGGATCTTTTCGCGGATGAACTCGGAGAACGACTCGTTGACATCGGGGTCCACCAGGATGTCGCCGTAGGCGAACCCGTACGACAGGCCACCGAGTTCCCACCGCGCCTCCTGTTCAGCGCGCACTTGTTCTGGCGTCAGATCGGCGGCCATCACGGTCGCGTTCTGCCCGGCATCGAAGCCAATCTTCGCCGCGAAATCCTTCGCGCGGATCTCCGCGTAGTTCGCCTTGACCTTCTCCCGGTCCTCATCGGCCAACTCGTGGTTGTGCGCGGGTACGGCGAACGACGGCGTGCGCTGGTAGACGCTCAGCGAGCCGACCTCACCGGCGATCGCGGTGATGGTCTGCAGGCCCGACGAACCTGTACCGATGACCGCGACCTTCTTACCGGCGAAGGAGACATCATCCGGGAAACTCGAGGTGTAGTACAACTCCCCCTGGTAATTCTCCAGGCCCTCGAACTTCGGACGTTGCGGCTTCGACAGGCACCCGGTGGCCAGAATGACGAAGCGCGCCGAGACCGTTTCTCCGGCGGACGTCGTGACCGTCCACGAGTGTTCCGCCTCGTTCCAATCTGCGGCAGTGACCTTCGTGTTGAACGTAATGTCCTTACGCAGGTCGAAACGCTCGGAAACGTGCTTGGCGTACTTCAACAACTCCGGCTGCGGCGCGTACCGCTCGCTCCAGTCCCACTCCTGCTGCAGGTCCTCATCGAACCCCAGCGAGTAGTGATGCGATTCGATATCAACTCGAGCGCCCGGGTACCGGTTCCAGAACCAGGTACCACCGACGTCCGACCCGGTCTCGTACACATGCGCGCTCATGCCCTGCTGACGCAACTTGTGCAACTGGTACATACCGGCAAAACCAGCGCCGACGATGACAACGTCGTAGTCGACCTTGCCGGCCTTGCCCGCGGTCTTTTCAGGTGCGGTTGCCGTGCTCATTTACTTCCCCGCTTTCGAGACGAACTCATCTATCTTTTCCACGACGCGATTCATACCGGCCTCATAGCCCGGCAGCACGTTAGCCATCTGGAAGAACGCGTGCATCTGACCGTCGGCCACCTCAAGGGCCACCTCATTACCGGCTGCCTGCAGCTTCTC contains:
- a CDS encoding exonuclease SbcCD subunit D, translated to MRILHTSDWHVGRRFNEHEVLDDLGLVLDELVAVVRGQEIDVVIIAGDVFDRAAPSAESVAFLSERLRLIRDAGAQIVMISGNHDGASRLGYGSWAAAAGGLHIITRVDQIGTPVELCDEHGPVYFYGIPFLDPKIDRGHFGDDQLISHELILDAAMDRVRADIADRDARRSVVLAHCFAVAGERGGALPVGAEIADDITDSMRSIACGGVEVAPTAVFEGATYVALGHLHSRKSIAENIRYSGSPLAYSFGDRGERGAWLLELNADGIERIDPVALPTPRRLTTITGRIADLLEDPRYDPFTDDWITAIITDPSYPLEAMRRLRARFEYCVRLEFRPDEASASDGLSYAQRVSGKSDEQLTAGFAEEMRGGVPLSDIETELVREAFEALRAQEARS
- a CDS encoding PH domain-containing protein translates to MGFPENILTKDEKVVRTLHPHWLTVLMPTILGIVIIAAAAVIVWLTPVDPTWDIVDWVVIAIAVIALLWFVLVPFLRWRTTHYVFTNKRVAVRRGILSKSGQDIALSKITDVSFHQSLLDRITRSGTLNIETAGDSDDEDFNNIPRSNEVQQLLNRLIEDDSAARGGFGMAAFQGHHAPPSTEFDGPVRDRHSAPPSRGRGDTSTYDTPPPQSDTRPPQDAWETGRTETRPYDAPDSHGGWETPPAR
- a CDS encoding AAA family ATPase; the encoded protein is MRLHSLSMTAIGPYVDNQRIDFDALADDGLFLFTGPTGAGKSTVLDAVTYALYGKLPGNRDGHLSRLKSDFAAPQQTPEVVLEVTVAAERLRIRRTPAFDRPSKRNPHKVTTQRSTVAVERWVDGAWLGVEGARTEQVANQWLHEKIGLNADQFTQVVLLPQGQFAEFLHANDDVREKLLTSLFDAHRFKEVESWFEERQRAEAALAAEADERVRTLRTRAQTIADLGDGDLPEVVDVAYFEDLAVRHQTAANETAVALEVAKRLRDEAEHRVRDAEAITGLLAERADARALRETVESRRAEMIELRERVEQASAAAPIAPLIAARDERAKTETRAEIALCAARDALGAQVPDTAALTADLSDARARVRALTAERGALNEQVSAERSLSTRERELVEAESQSQRAAADVSALKQTQAELPALRDAAFSRITDLRERAAILDDAQAAVVELTRALSAANEGAQLRPRLREAEDFVRDKRDGVLGAREYLSDLRDKRIAGMAAEIASGLRAGEACAVCGSTTHPQPARPADDAPSVEQIELAEAKVEQARHVLSAAESSAAEHREKIAAAQAIADGREADELTELLANAVARRDGAAAAAEELPQAQSALRLIEDEIAEGERRLAEAIAYADELSAVHREAADDLERCRNSVEQARAGYESVAERVAGIDTEIELIEAYVNAHVTYDAAQAELAAATQAASAAANREGFCSVEEALAASMGKEALVAAREQIAAFERDDASAQTRLSDPRLAELPDTAPDVETLRAAADDARSAEEAARDAHTMQADRRDRLTDLSTQARGDVADALATSARAAEVRELALLVRGLGANSKKMNLTAYFLAARLEQVSEVASEHLRVMSSGRYTLRHTDVRRTARGHGGLGLEVFDAFTGKPRPPHSLSGGETFVASLALALGLAEVVTAETGAMTLDSLFIDEGFGSLDPDTLDQAMSVLDGLRQVGRTIGVISHVEEMRTRITNQLVIERTDQGSRVLPH
- a CDS encoding MaoC/PaaZ C-terminal domain-containing protein — translated: MENVNTRPLTATREEPTIWVDDINVGDTFDLGEIIADADEILEFARRFDPQWYHVDPEQAKESFWGGLIASGWWTASSMMGLYARNFLSKIAPDASPGVENLRWRKAVYPGDVLRLHILCTEKKSSSRGPHLQTLTFDWELKRGEEVVASMSGRGWFHKRPTG
- a CDS encoding acyl-CoA carboxylase subunit epsilon, with the protein product MSADENKPDELKVLFRVSSGNPTAEELAALTVILAAASAGGGEEPEPTPVGGWASPARRMRSIGTAGHGGWRAEFSPR
- a CDS encoding biotin--[acetyl-CoA-carboxylase] ligase, encoding MLNADLVRRDLDPFWTSLEVVEQTGSTNDDVLAAAGAGTPQGMVRVAEFQSAGRGRLSRQWEAPPRSSVMFSVLLRPSVPMSRWGWIPLLTGLAIHDVLLAAGADVALKWPNDVQLGPERKKCGGILTQATADAVVVGIGLNAISYDGMPEVAAAIDTQWQVEREDLLRRILNSLASRYVAWDRNDGSMSDVLDAYRAACGTIGQRVKVILPGVDDPVIGTAHDVDADGRLMVQRESGEELIVGAGDVVHVRPVR
- a CDS encoding acyl-CoA carboxylase subunit beta, which translates into the protein MTDTVNEAPEIDLTTTAGKIADLERRKAEVAHAGSAVAVEKQHARGKKTARERIDMLLDEGSFIEMDKYARHRSTAFGQEKNRPYGDGVVTGYGTIDGRQVAVFAQDFTVFGGSLGEVFGEKIVKVMDFAMKIGCPVIGLNDSGGARIQEGVVSLGLYGEIFQRNVWASGVVPQISVIMGPCAGGAVYSPAITDFTVMVDQTSHMFITGPDVIKTVTGEDVGMEELGGAKTHNATSGVAHYMGSDEEEALEYVKAILSYLPSNNLDLAPETEGQGEDLSGREEDIWLDTAIPDSPNTPYDMKQVIEHVVDDGEYLEVQPLFAPNILCGFARIDGQSVGIVANQPMQFAGTLDIDASEKAARFVRTCDAFNVPVVTFVDVPGFLPGTAQEWNGIIRRGAKLIYAYAEATVPKVTVITRKAYGGAYDVMGSKHLGADINLSWPTGQIAVMGAQGAVNILHRNTLKAVEAEGGDVEAKRQELIDEYEQTLANPYIAAERGYIDTVINPQNTRLNVTRALRALKNKRQTLPPKKHGNIPL